One Mucilaginibacter ginkgonis genomic region harbors:
- a CDS encoding GIY-YIG nuclease family protein, whose amino-acid sequence MRIHNYYVYIVSNKANTAFYTGVTNDIQRRIWEHKQKVFKGFTSAYNCDKLVYYEEYQWIQDAIAREKQLKGGSRQAKINLVLAENPSWSDLSISWYE is encoded by the coding sequence ATGAGAATACATAACTATTATGTATATATTGTTTCAAACAAAGCAAACACTGCATTTTATACAGGTGTAACTAACGACATTCAACGACGAATTTGGGAACACAAGCAAAAAGTATTTAAAGGATTTACATCTGCGTATAATTGCGATAAGTTAGTTTATTACGAAGAATATCAGTGGATACAAGATGCCATCGCCCGGGAAAAACAATTGAAAGGTGGGTCAAGACAAGCAAAAATTAATTTGGTACTTGCAGAAAACCCTAGTTGGTCTGATTTAAGTATTAGTTGGTATGAA
- a CDS encoding 4-hydroxy-3-methylbut-2-enyl diphosphate reductase, translating into MGSYNLQVTIDQDSGFCFGVVYAIDMAEEILAEEGSLYCLGDIVHNDEEVERLKAKGLRIIDHEDLKSLYDVKVLIRAHGEAPETYKVALENNIMLIDASCPVVLKLQHRIKTSHDEDENILIFGKHGHAEVIGLQGQTNGEALVFQDIAELDNALLPQKFTLYSQTTKSTEKFYAIKEELISRGYEVKANDTICRQVSNRDKDLHNFVLKFDKIVFVSGKKSSNGKVLFEVCKKYNPKTYFISSVSELHPEMFNPNETIGICGATSTPMWLMQDVKTELERF; encoded by the coding sequence ATGGGCAGTTATAATCTTCAGGTTACGATAGATCAGGATTCGGGCTTTTGCTTTGGTGTGGTTTACGCCATTGACATGGCCGAAGAGATACTGGCCGAAGAAGGCAGCCTGTATTGCCTGGGCGATATTGTGCACAATGATGAAGAGGTTGAGCGATTGAAAGCTAAAGGCCTTCGAATAATCGACCACGAAGACTTAAAAAGTTTGTATGATGTTAAGGTGCTTATTCGCGCGCATGGCGAGGCACCCGAGACTTACAAGGTGGCTTTGGAGAACAACATCATGCTTATTGACGCATCGTGCCCTGTAGTGTTAAAACTGCAGCACCGCATCAAAACCTCGCATGATGAAGATGAGAACATTCTCATCTTTGGTAAACACGGCCATGCCGAAGTGATAGGCCTGCAGGGCCAGACCAATGGTGAAGCCCTCGTTTTCCAGGACATTGCCGAACTGGATAATGCCCTGCTACCGCAAAAATTTACGCTTTATAGCCAAACCACCAAAAGCACCGAGAAATTCTACGCCATAAAGGAGGAATTGATCAGTCGTGGTTATGAGGTGAAAGCAAATGATACCATTTGCCGGCAGGTATCTAACCGGGACAAAGACCTGCACAATTTTGTACTAAAGTTTGATAAGATCGTCTTCGTATCTGGTAAGAAATCTTCTAACGGTAAAGTGCTGTTCGAGGTTTGCAAAAAATATAACCCCAAAACTTATTTCATTTCTTCTGTAAGCGAACTACACCCAGAAATGTTCAACCCCAACGAAACCATTGGTATCTGCGGCGCCACATCCACCCCAATGTGGTTAATGCAGGACGTAAAAACGGAGTTGGAGAGGTTTTGA
- a CDS encoding enoyl-ACP reductase FabI, with protein sequence MAYNLLKGKKGIIFGALNEQSIAWKVAQRAHEEGAELVLTNAPIALRMGELNKLAEECNAPVIGADVTSNDDVQNLITKTMEHFNGGVDFILHAPAMSVNVRKGIRYPENNYEFTHKGFDISALSLHRVLQFAMKNKAINEWGSVVALSYIAAQRVFPDYNDMADNKAVLESIARNFGYYYGVENKVRINTVSQSPTRTTAGSGVKGFDGFINYAEKMSPLGNATADQCADYIVTLFSDLTRMVTMQNLFHDGGFSYTGVTEAVINQMGE encoded by the coding sequence ATGGCTTATAATTTATTAAAAGGTAAAAAGGGTATCATTTTTGGCGCCCTTAATGAACAGTCTATTGCCTGGAAGGTTGCACAGCGCGCGCATGAAGAGGGTGCCGAACTGGTGCTAACAAACGCGCCTATTGCCCTGCGCATGGGCGAACTGAATAAACTTGCCGAAGAGTGCAATGCACCTGTTATTGGGGCGGACGTAACCAGCAATGATGACGTACAAAACCTGATCACTAAAACCATGGAACACTTTAACGGCGGTGTCGATTTTATTTTACACGCGCCGGCCATGAGTGTAAACGTGCGCAAAGGCATCCGTTACCCCGAAAATAATTATGAGTTTACCCATAAAGGTTTTGACATTTCTGCCCTTAGCCTGCACCGCGTGCTGCAGTTTGCCATGAAAAACAAAGCCATAAACGAGTGGGGATCTGTGGTGGCACTTAGCTACATTGCGGCACAGCGCGTATTCCCTGACTATAACGATATGGCCGACAACAAAGCCGTATTGGAAAGTATTGCCCGCAATTTTGGTTACTACTATGGTGTAGAAAATAAGGTGCGTATCAATACCGTATCACAATCGCCTACGCGCACAACCGCCGGCAGCGGTGTTAAAGGCTTTGATGGCTTTATCAATTATGCAGAGAAAATGAGTCCGCTGGGTAATGCTACTGCAGACCAGTGCGCCGATTATATTGTGACCTTATTTTCTGACCTTACGCGAATGGTTACCATGCAGAACTTGTTCCACGATGGCGGCTTCTCCTATACAGGCGTTACCGAGGCGGTGATCAACCAAATGGGAGAGTAA